Proteins from a genomic interval of Synechococcus sp. A15-28:
- a CDS encoding DUF565 domain-containing protein yields MSSLQHTRLSRLQHRIGVVLADTLSGPWWRRSLLIIGVLVGFLLGSSLTDLLSDAVDGRTFHALTTLIGCELLVALRRRFLTTPVALHWRLLDNLRFGFVYAVVLEAFKVGS; encoded by the coding sequence ATGAGCTCCCTGCAGCACACACGGCTCTCCCGCTTGCAGCACCGCATCGGAGTTGTCCTGGCGGACACTCTCTCTGGTCCGTGGTGGCGCCGAAGTCTGTTGATCATCGGCGTGTTGGTCGGCTTTCTGCTCGGTAGCAGCCTGACGGATCTTCTTTCGGATGCTGTTGATGGGCGAACGTTCCACGCCTTAACGACGCTGATCGGCTGTGAACTGCTGGTGGCCCTGCGTCGACGGTTTCTGACGACTCCCGTGGCGTTGCACTGGCGTCTGCTGGACAACCTTCGGTTCGGTTTTGTCTACGCGGTTGTTCTGGAGGCGTTCAAAGTTGGATCCTGA
- the recJ gene encoding single-stranded-DNA-specific exonuclease RecJ, whose translation MSATSPHTWVLPAVVDVCPLPQLPLPLPLRTLLLRRGLSEAQVADLLSPPELPNACSHFPDLPIAVDRICQACANGEALAVCGDYDADGMTSTALLLRALEPLGAKAEPAIPSRMDEGYGLNPAMVDRLYAQGIRLLVTVDNGVAAEEALSRARALSMDVIVTDHHTIPEPRPWMTALLHPATTPEDSPYRGLAGVGLAYVLASSVAERLGRMEAIQVARDLFCIGTVADMAPLTGANRRWLLEGLATLHRSRCEGLMALQRLAGLGDTPLNAEDIGFQLAPRINAVGRLGDPVLVVDLLTESDPGKTMALARRCDDLNRQRRDLCDAIEAEATALVDSDAEGKIPPFLLLAQSHWHHGVIGIVAARLMERYHRPVALLAGDGEGKLRASARAPLGFAVDQALTSCADLLDRFGGHPAAGGFTVKASQVHALHERLNQLTEPWLKQQGTGRPVRPEACLKLQEINWDLWDALETLTPHGVGHPAPLFWSRGCAVVDWRALNGGHLAVTLEQGGHQRRAVAWRCPALNPMPPLVDVAYELKRNVWRGERRLQLELKALREHTENVRLSLGSLSYLACRKPADNSSTGFCVTNAGGETLVAEIDHNQKLVCQDQRASDSRIQSLLQEASLALGLRA comes from the coding sequence ATGAGTGCCACCTCACCGCATACCTGGGTGCTTCCGGCTGTTGTGGATGTCTGTCCATTGCCTCAACTGCCGTTACCCCTTCCACTGAGAACACTGTTGCTTCGTCGCGGGTTGAGCGAAGCGCAGGTGGCAGACCTGCTCAGTCCGCCGGAACTGCCTAATGCCTGCAGCCATTTTCCGGATCTCCCGATCGCCGTCGATCGGATCTGTCAGGCCTGCGCAAACGGTGAAGCACTGGCGGTCTGCGGCGATTACGACGCCGATGGGATGACCAGTACCGCTCTGTTGCTGAGGGCCCTTGAACCACTTGGAGCCAAGGCGGAACCCGCGATCCCCTCCCGCATGGACGAGGGCTATGGCCTCAACCCAGCCATGGTGGATCGTCTGTATGCCCAGGGCATCCGGCTGCTGGTCACCGTGGACAACGGCGTCGCAGCAGAGGAGGCCCTCAGTCGGGCCAGGGCGCTGTCGATGGACGTGATCGTGACCGATCACCACACCATCCCCGAGCCCCGTCCCTGGATGACGGCGCTTCTTCATCCCGCCACCACGCCAGAAGACTCTCCCTACCGCGGTCTTGCGGGTGTGGGGCTGGCCTATGTGCTGGCCAGCAGCGTCGCCGAACGGCTGGGCCGCATGGAGGCGATTCAGGTGGCCCGCGATCTGTTCTGCATCGGCACGGTGGCCGACATGGCACCGCTGACCGGGGCGAACCGTCGGTGGTTGCTGGAGGGACTCGCCACGTTGCATCGCAGCCGCTGTGAAGGGCTGATGGCTCTTCAGCGGCTGGCGGGTCTCGGCGATACGCCCTTGAACGCTGAGGACATCGGCTTTCAACTGGCCCCGAGGATCAATGCGGTCGGGCGTCTGGGCGATCCCGTTCTGGTGGTGGACCTCCTCACCGAATCCGATCCCGGCAAAACCATGGCTTTGGCGCGTCGTTGTGACGATCTCAACCGCCAACGACGGGACCTCTGCGATGCCATCGAAGCCGAAGCAACCGCCCTGGTGGACTCGGATGCCGAGGGGAAGATTCCACCGTTTCTGCTGTTGGCCCAGAGCCACTGGCATCACGGGGTGATCGGCATCGTCGCCGCGCGTCTCATGGAGCGTTACCACCGACCGGTGGCGCTGCTGGCCGGTGATGGTGAGGGAAAGCTGCGGGCCTCAGCCCGTGCCCCCCTTGGCTTCGCCGTGGATCAGGCGCTGACAAGCTGCGCTGATCTGCTGGATCGGTTCGGCGGTCACCCGGCCGCCGGTGGTTTCACGGTGAAGGCCAGCCAGGTTCATGCGCTGCATGAGCGACTGAATCAACTCACCGAACCGTGGCTGAAGCAACAGGGGACAGGTCGACCGGTGCGTCCTGAGGCTTGTCTGAAACTCCAGGAGATCAACTGGGATCTTTGGGACGCACTCGAAACACTGACCCCCCATGGCGTCGGACATCCGGCTCCGTTGTTCTGGTCCAGGGGATGCGCAGTGGTGGATTGGCGGGCCCTGAATGGGGGGCACCTGGCAGTGACGCTGGAGCAGGGGGGACACCAACGACGCGCGGTGGCTTGGCGCTGCCCAGCATTGAATCCGATGCCACCACTGGTGGACGTTGCCTATGAGCTGAAACGCAATGTCTGGCGTGGTGAGCGACGGTTACAGCTCGAACTCAAAGCTCTCCGTGAGCACACAGAGAACGTGCGACTCAGCCTTGGTTCACTCAGCTACCTGGCCTGCCGCAAGCCCGCCGACAACTCATCCACTGGTTTTTGCGTAACCAATGCTGGTGGCGAGACTCTCGTGGCTGAAATCGACCACAACCAAAAATTGGTCTGCCAGGACCAGCGTGCCTCCGACTCCAGGATTCAGTCCTTGCTGCAGGAAGCGTCGCTGGCCCTTGGGTTACGAGCGTGA
- a CDS encoding 50S ribosomal protein L32, protein MAVPKKKTSKAKRNQRSATWKGKAAVAAKRAMSIGKSVLSGRAQGFVYPVSEAEGEES, encoded by the coding sequence ATGGCCGTCCCGAAGAAGAAAACCTCGAAGGCCAAGCGCAATCAGCGCAGTGCCACTTGGAAAGGAAAGGCTGCCGTGGCGGCGAAGCGAGCCATGTCCATCGGTAAATCTGTGCTCAGCGGGCGAGCCCAGGGATTTGTTTATCCCGTGAGTGAAGCAGAGGGCGAAGAGTCCTAA
- a CDS encoding HAD-IA family hydrolase produces MTLLQGVFWDVDGTLANTEMEGHRPAFNRAFADLDLEIAWGPELYAELLSIPGGMRRVQWYAGSRGMSLSEAQLHAIRDRKRVHYTELARSGAVSLRPGVRRLLEQLNGAGIRQWIVTSSGLASVEALLGSTPDLRPLFQGIVTADDVEEGKPSPQGYLCALQRSLLPMDQTLVIEDSEAGLEAARAAGLRCLLTPSPWDVRLKERFSEAIAVFDHLGDVSAPATQVNGPPCREGMVTLEYLQTFGSNAG; encoded by the coding sequence ATGACCTTGCTGCAGGGGGTGTTCTGGGATGTGGACGGCACCTTGGCCAATACGGAGATGGAGGGACATCGTCCGGCCTTCAACCGTGCCTTTGCTGACCTGGATCTCGAGATCGCCTGGGGGCCGGAGCTGTACGCCGAACTGCTTTCCATACCCGGTGGGATGAGGCGGGTCCAGTGGTACGCCGGCTCCAGAGGGATGAGCCTCAGTGAGGCCCAGCTGCATGCGATTCGCGACCGCAAACGGGTCCATTACACAGAGCTGGCTCGATCAGGTGCCGTGTCTCTGCGGCCAGGTGTTCGTCGCCTTTTGGAGCAATTGAACGGTGCCGGGATCCGTCAATGGATAGTGACCTCGAGTGGCCTGGCTTCTGTGGAGGCCTTGCTGGGCAGCACTCCCGATCTCAGGCCGTTGTTCCAGGGCATCGTCACTGCAGATGACGTGGAGGAAGGCAAACCCTCTCCGCAGGGATACCTGTGCGCCTTGCAGCGATCTCTACTTCCGATGGATCAAACGCTGGTGATCGAAGACTCCGAAGCGGGTCTGGAGGCCGCCCGTGCTGCCGGCTTGCGCTGCCTCTTGACTCCTTCCCCCTGGGACGTTCGCCTGAAGGAGCGTTTCAGCGAGGCCATCGCCGTGTTTGATCACCTCGGCGACGTGTCAGCACCTGCAACTCAGGTCAATGGCCCCCCTTGCCGCGAAGGGATGGTGACGCTGGAGTATCTGCAGACGTTCGGCTCTAACGCAGGATGA
- a CDS encoding phosphoribulokinase, which translates to MDPDGQRDLPALDQQRLLSYLDVSDPVAWEQRWRSSQLLEATLNLWPASASPDWLWSLGLPLLTEAATDQGQRRLIGLSALPGCGKTTLGHWLERAARQLDLSLQVVSIDDFYFEAERLDQAMGGNPWGVPRALPGSHDLPLLLQTLSRWKDGEQVDLPQFDKSLRQGRGDRCGWRSCSAQILLLEGWFVGCQPLAQNTSIELGCEHLFPSIRSEERDARAAVQVELRRYEQIWSELDSLWQIAAQDFRSPQIWKRQQEQQMLQNTGVALDSDSLKGFIRMILTAIPPQSFDRIQADVRVEVDPDRRLRQLRIRQKA; encoded by the coding sequence TTGGATCCTGACGGCCAACGCGATCTTCCAGCGCTCGATCAGCAGCGTCTGCTGAGCTATCTCGACGTTTCTGATCCAGTGGCCTGGGAGCAGCGGTGGCGCAGCAGCCAGCTACTTGAGGCCACGTTGAATCTCTGGCCCGCCAGTGCCTCTCCGGACTGGCTTTGGAGCCTCGGCCTGCCTTTGCTCACCGAGGCAGCAACGGATCAAGGCCAACGTCGTCTGATCGGCTTGAGCGCTTTGCCTGGGTGCGGCAAAACAACGCTTGGACATTGGCTCGAACGGGCAGCACGGCAGCTTGACCTGTCGCTTCAGGTGGTCTCGATCGATGATTTCTACTTTGAAGCGGAGCGTCTGGACCAGGCGATGGGCGGTAACCCTTGGGGGGTGCCTCGTGCCCTGCCGGGCAGTCACGACCTGCCGTTGTTGCTTCAGACCCTCAGCCGATGGAAAGACGGCGAACAGGTGGACCTGCCGCAGTTCGATAAATCCCTGCGTCAAGGCCGCGGGGACCGATGCGGCTGGCGCAGCTGTTCAGCGCAGATTCTCCTGCTGGAGGGCTGGTTCGTCGGTTGCCAGCCACTTGCTCAGAACACTTCAATCGAACTCGGTTGTGAGCATCTCTTTCCTTCCATTCGTTCAGAAGAACGCGATGCCCGGGCGGCCGTCCAGGTCGAACTGCGCCGATACGAACAAATCTGGTCTGAACTCGACAGCCTCTGGCAGATCGCAGCCCAGGACTTCCGATCACCACAGATCTGGAAGCGCCAGCAGGAGCAGCAGATGCTTCAAAACACAGGTGTTGCCCTGGACAGCGACAGCCTGAAGGGGTTCATCCGCATGATTCTCACGGCAATTCCCCCCCAGAGTTTCGATCGGATTCAGGCCGATGTCCGCGTGGAGGTTGATCCGGACCGACGGCTGCGCCAGCTCCGCATCAGGCAGAAGGCTTAG
- a CDS encoding YkgJ family cysteine cluster protein, whose translation MTSQTPQWQCISQCGACCRLAPEERAEALEALNDADQATYLSMVGADGWCIHYDSGGRRCRIYEDRPRFCRVSSMVQLFDIASDQLDAFAIDCCQQQIRSVYGGRSKELRRFNRAQR comes from the coding sequence ATGACCAGTCAAACCCCACAGTGGCAATGCATCTCCCAGTGCGGTGCCTGCTGCCGACTTGCACCGGAGGAACGGGCCGAAGCCCTGGAAGCCCTGAACGACGCGGATCAGGCCACCTATCTGTCCATGGTGGGGGCAGATGGCTGGTGCATTCATTACGACAGTGGTGGTCGACGCTGTCGGATCTACGAGGATCGACCGCGGTTCTGCCGGGTCAGCAGCATGGTCCAGCTGTTCGACATTGCCTCCGATCAGCTGGATGCCTTCGCCATCGACTGCTGCCAGCAGCAGATCCGCTCGGTTTACGGCGGTCGCAGCAAAGAGCTGCGTAGGTTCAATCGCGCTCAACGCTGA
- a CDS encoding photosystem II reaction center protein Ycf12, translating into MGIDFHLIANFGALALITLAGPAVIFILFYRRGAL; encoded by the coding sequence ATGGGCATCGACTTCCATCTGATCGCCAATTTCGGTGCCCTTGCGCTGATCACCCTGGCCGGTCCCGCTGTGATCTTCATCCTCTTCTACCGCCGCGGTGCGCTCTGA
- a CDS encoding peroxiredoxin, producing MTDTGCLRVGHQAPDFTATAVVDQEFKEISLSQYRGKYVVLFFYPLDFTFVCPTEITAFSDRYADFSSKNCEILGVSVDSKYSHLAWIQTPRNQGGIGDINYPLVADLNKEIGNAFNILDEEGKALRGLYLIDPDGVIVHATINNLPVGRNVDETLRLLQAFQYVQSNPDEVCPANWTPGAATMLEDPQGSKEYFSAIG from the coding sequence ATGACCGACACCGGTTGTCTGCGTGTGGGCCATCAGGCCCCCGATTTCACCGCCACCGCTGTGGTGGATCAGGAATTCAAGGAGATCTCCCTGTCCCAGTACCGCGGCAAGTACGTGGTGCTGTTCTTCTATCCCCTGGATTTCACCTTCGTCTGCCCGACTGAGATCACGGCCTTCAGCGACCGCTACGCCGATTTCTCCAGCAAGAACTGTGAAATCCTCGGCGTTTCCGTCGACAGCAAGTACAGCCACCTGGCCTGGATCCAGACCCCTCGGAATCAGGGTGGTATCGGTGATATCAACTATCCCCTCGTCGCCGACCTGAACAAGGAGATCGGTAACGCCTTCAACATCCTTGACGAGGAAGGCAAGGCACTGCGTGGCCTGTATCTGATCGACCCCGATGGGGTGATTGTTCACGCCACCATCAACAACCTGCCCGTGGGCCGGAACGTTGACGAGACCCTGCGTCTTCTGCAGGCATTCCAGTACGTTCAGTCCAACCCTGACGAAGTCTGTCCCGCCAACTGGACACCTGGTGCTGCCACGATGCTGGAAGATCCCCAGGGTTCCAAGGAGTATTTCTCCGCCATCGGTTGA
- a CDS encoding UPF0182 family protein, with product MRVLLLLLPLVLLAARMQVEWSWFQQFQLEEVLLHRWLLQLAGGLAALLPIGLAIRWSRSFDSTSQPGSTVRLKGWRYSVMLLLAVALQLVGLAVINVLLLQAFDDSMTLASGWQLSMHQPQLPPLLFISLVAVLHPRLRRWLPWFVSTAVVLIAARAWGVWALAWGIPPSGLQEPFLHTDVSFALGRFAALQLLIALLSSGALFCLGFDSQTLLTRPPALSDWGCALPNPQNRRLLLFMAAMVLLLLAGQCWLSRHALLWHQHGIVAGAGWLQRAVTQPFRLLLTLELLLLALALLLPASNGLRRGLLLALAVTLALEFTLTPFSRWLILRPQEISLQTPYLEEAIRSTRHAFQLDGINRVSYKPELSLTRADLEQGASTLSNLRLWDSAPLLETNRQLQQLRVYYRFPQASVDRYPLLRRGDTPQQVILSARELDQSALPRRSQTWLNQHFVFTHGYGFTVSPVNTHGDDGLPEYFIRDLGSDTRIQGNLELGIEREDVERAIPVEDAALYFGMLRSPYAVAPTRVDEFDYPEGDLNVYTHYRGSAGVPIGHWLQRAAAATYLLEPRLLTAGSIDQSSKLLIRREVRERVHAIAPFLDLRGDPYLISIPQSGQSTSASSQHQYWVVEGFTHSSTYPYSAAVSSSDSDRYLRNSVKAVVDAYNGSVQLFISEPDDPLIQGWARVFPDLFQPLSSLPSSVRDHLRVPEELFDVQVKQLQRYHVEDPRVFYSGDDVWQVPLEVYDGEQISVRPYHITAQVQDRSSSEFLLLQPLTPLARPNLTAWLAARNDGENYGKLVQIDFPKDTPILGPEQVQALINQDPEISQLFGLWDRGGSQVVQGNLLVVPVGKCLLYVEPVYLRASKGGLPSLTRIVVSDGQTIAMADTLPGAIDQLMQKTLPPEATGS from the coding sequence ATGAGAGTCCTCCTGCTGCTGCTTCCGCTGGTGCTGCTGGCGGCCCGCATGCAGGTCGAATGGTCCTGGTTTCAACAATTTCAGCTGGAGGAGGTGTTGTTGCACCGCTGGTTGCTTCAGCTGGCCGGTGGGTTAGCGGCGTTGCTCCCCATCGGACTCGCGATTCGTTGGAGTCGTTCCTTCGATTCAACGTCCCAGCCCGGCTCAACGGTGCGTCTGAAGGGCTGGCGCTATTCCGTGATGTTGCTGCTGGCGGTCGCTCTGCAGTTGGTGGGTCTGGCGGTGATCAACGTTCTGCTTCTGCAGGCCTTTGATGATTCGATGACCCTCGCCAGTGGCTGGCAGCTGTCCATGCATCAGCCGCAGCTGCCGCCCCTGCTGTTCATCAGTTTGGTGGCGGTGCTGCACCCGCGTCTCAGGCGTTGGCTTCCCTGGTTTGTCTCAACGGCAGTGGTGCTGATTGCGGCCAGAGCCTGGGGTGTTTGGGCCCTCGCCTGGGGTATTCCGCCATCAGGGCTGCAGGAACCATTCCTTCACACCGATGTCAGCTTCGCGCTGGGTCGCTTCGCAGCGCTGCAGCTGTTGATCGCCCTGCTCAGCTCCGGCGCATTGTTCTGCCTGGGCTTCGACTCGCAGACCCTGTTGACCCGTCCCCCGGCGCTGAGCGACTGGGGCTGCGCTCTGCCAAACCCACAAAACCGCCGGTTGCTGTTGTTCATGGCGGCCATGGTGCTTTTGCTTCTGGCTGGCCAGTGCTGGTTGTCCAGGCATGCTCTGCTGTGGCATCAGCACGGCATCGTCGCCGGGGCCGGCTGGCTTCAACGGGCGGTGACACAACCATTCCGGCTGCTGCTCACGCTTGAACTTCTGCTGTTGGCGTTGGCCCTGCTGCTGCCCGCATCGAATGGTCTTCGTCGAGGGTTGCTGCTGGCCCTCGCCGTGACCCTGGCCCTGGAATTCACCCTCACCCCTTTCAGTCGCTGGCTGATTCTTCGCCCGCAGGAAATATCACTTCAGACGCCTTACCTCGAGGAGGCGATTCGATCCACACGGCATGCCTTTCAACTCGATGGGATCAACCGGGTCTCCTACAAGCCTGAACTCTCGCTGACGCGGGCGGACCTTGAGCAAGGGGCCAGCACTCTGAGCAATCTCAGGCTCTGGGACAGCGCTCCGCTCCTGGAAACCAACCGTCAGCTGCAGCAGCTGCGGGTGTACTACCGCTTTCCCCAGGCTTCCGTTGATCGTTATCCGCTCTTACGTCGTGGGGATACACCCCAGCAGGTGATTCTCTCGGCGAGGGAGCTGGATCAATCGGCTCTTCCCCGACGTTCCCAGACCTGGTTGAACCAGCATTTCGTGTTCACCCATGGCTACGGCTTCACGGTGAGCCCGGTGAACACCCACGGAGACGATGGATTGCCGGAGTACTTCATCAGAGACCTGGGCTCGGACACCAGGATCCAGGGCAATCTCGAGCTTGGAATCGAGCGGGAGGACGTGGAACGGGCCATTCCAGTGGAGGACGCGGCTCTTTACTTCGGCATGCTCAGGTCCCCTTATGCAGTGGCTCCCACCCGGGTTGATGAATTCGACTACCCGGAAGGTGATCTGAACGTCTACACCCATTACCGCGGCAGCGCTGGAGTTCCTATCGGCCACTGGCTTCAGCGGGCTGCAGCCGCCACCTATCTGCTGGAACCCCGGCTGCTGACTGCGGGGTCCATTGATCAGTCCTCCAAACTTCTGATCCGCCGTGAAGTTCGTGAGCGGGTCCATGCGATCGCTCCCTTTCTTGATCTCCGCGGCGATCCGTACCTGATTTCGATTCCTCAATCCGGCCAGTCAACGTCCGCATCCAGTCAGCATCAGTACTGGGTTGTGGAGGGGTTCACCCATTCGTCCACCTATCCCTACAGCGCGGCTGTCTCCAGCAGCGATTCCGATCGTTACCTCCGCAATTCAGTCAAGGCAGTGGTGGATGCCTACAACGGCAGCGTGCAGTTGTTCATCAGTGAGCCTGATGATCCGTTGATTCAAGGCTGGGCTCGGGTCTTTCCGGACCTGTTTCAACCGCTTTCTTCCCTGCCGTCATCGGTTCGCGATCACTTACGGGTTCCCGAGGAATTGTTTGATGTTCAGGTCAAACAACTCCAGCGATATCACGTTGAAGATCCTCGTGTTTTTTACAGCGGAGACGACGTCTGGCAGGTGCCGCTGGAGGTGTACGACGGTGAGCAGATTTCAGTGCGTCCTTATCACATCACAGCCCAGGTGCAGGACCGCAGCAGCTCCGAGTTCCTGCTGCTTCAGCCCCTTACGCCCTTGGCTCGTCCCAATCTCACCGCCTGGTTGGCTGCACGCAACGACGGAGAGAATTACGGCAAGTTGGTTCAGATTGATTTTCCCAAGGACACGCCGATTCTTGGCCCCGAACAGGTTCAGGCCTTGATCAATCAGGACCCGGAGATCAGTCAGCTGTTCGGCCTCTGGGATCGCGGCGGATCCCAGGTGGTGCAGGGGAACCTGCTGGTGGTTCCCGTCGGGAAATGCCTTCTCTATGTGGAACCCGTTTATCTGCGGGCCAGCAAAGGGGGGCTACCGTCCTTGACGCGCATTGTGGTCAGCGATGGACAAACAATCGCCATGGCCGACACCCTGCCTGGTGCGATCGATCAACTCATGCAAAAAACCCTGCCGCCAGAGGCGACAGGGTCCTGA
- the ftsH gene encoding ATP-dependent zinc metalloprotease FtsH, whose amino-acid sequence MFGDKSNSVSYSSLLDKIRSGEVSSLELVPARREVRVTYPDGSQSTVSIFANDQQILRAAEASATPLTVRDIRSEQAMAGLLGNLGLVLLLVVGLSFLLRRSAQMANRALGFGRSQPRLKPQEDLQVRFEDVAGINDAKEELEEVVTFLKQPETFTGLGAKIPRGVLLVGPPGTGKTLLARAIAGEAGVPFFSMAASEFVELFVGVGASRVRDLFRQAKEKAPCIVFIDEIDAVGRQRGAGIGGGNDEREQTLNQLLTEMDGFADNSGVILLAATNRADVLDAALTRPGRFDRRIDVSLPDRRGREAILAVHARTRPLDPEIDLAAWARRTPGFSGAELANLINEAAILTAREQQPFISVRQLEGALERITMGLSAKPLQDSAKKRLIAYHEVGHALVAALLPDANKLDKVTILPRGAAGGYTRFMPDEEKLDSGLITRASCLADLVVSLGGRAAELVVFGPLEITQGASGDLQMVAQLAREMVTRFGFSSLGPVALEGPGTEVFLGRDWFSQRPGYAESTGQAIDTRIRDLAKQSLAQAVSLLESRREVMDRLVDALMEEETLHHDRFMELAGLG is encoded by the coding sequence TTGTTCGGAGACAAATCCAACTCTGTCAGTTACTCGAGCTTGCTGGATAAGATCCGCAGCGGCGAGGTCAGCAGCCTGGAACTTGTCCCGGCCCGCCGAGAGGTGCGGGTCACCTATCCCGATGGCAGCCAATCAACCGTCAGCATTTTCGCTAACGATCAGCAGATCCTGAGGGCTGCCGAAGCATCCGCCACGCCGCTGACGGTGCGGGACATTCGCAGCGAGCAGGCCATGGCTGGCCTGCTGGGCAATCTCGGACTGGTGCTGCTGTTGGTGGTGGGCCTCTCCTTCCTGTTGCGACGATCCGCCCAGATGGCCAACCGTGCCCTTGGGTTCGGTCGCAGTCAGCCACGGCTGAAGCCCCAGGAGGACCTTCAGGTTCGCTTCGAGGACGTCGCCGGCATCAACGACGCCAAGGAGGAGCTTGAGGAGGTGGTCACCTTTCTCAAGCAGCCTGAAACATTCACCGGACTTGGCGCCAAGATTCCCCGTGGCGTGCTGCTGGTGGGCCCCCCAGGCACGGGAAAAACGTTGTTGGCCCGTGCCATTGCCGGCGAAGCGGGGGTGCCATTTTTCTCGATGGCGGCCTCCGAATTCGTCGAGCTGTTCGTCGGTGTTGGTGCCAGCCGGGTCCGTGATCTGTTTCGACAGGCCAAGGAGAAGGCCCCCTGCATCGTCTTCATCGACGAGATCGACGCCGTCGGCCGTCAGCGGGGAGCCGGCATTGGTGGTGGCAACGACGAGCGGGAGCAAACGCTCAATCAGTTGCTCACCGAAATGGATGGTTTCGCCGACAACTCAGGCGTGATTCTTCTGGCGGCCACCAACCGAGCTGACGTGTTGGATGCGGCCCTCACCCGTCCAGGACGGTTTGATCGGCGCATCGATGTTTCTCTGCCGGATCGCCGTGGTCGCGAAGCGATCCTGGCTGTCCATGCACGCACACGCCCCCTGGATCCAGAAATCGATCTGGCGGCCTGGGCCCGCCGGACTCCTGGTTTCTCCGGTGCTGAGCTGGCCAATCTGATCAATGAAGCGGCCATCCTCACGGCGCGGGAGCAGCAGCCCTTCATCAGCGTCCGCCAATTGGAAGGAGCCCTGGAACGGATCACCATGGGGCTCAGTGCCAAGCCGCTTCAGGACAGTGCCAAGAAGCGACTGATCGCTTATCACGAAGTCGGCCATGCCCTGGTGGCTGCCCTGTTGCCCGATGCCAACAAGCTCGACAAGGTCACGATCCTGCCCAGGGGAGCAGCAGGCGGGTACACCCGTTTCATGCCGGATGAGGAGAAGCTCGACTCCGGCCTGATTACCCGAGCCTCCTGCCTGGCGGATCTGGTTGTCTCCCTCGGCGGACGAGCCGCGGAGCTGGTGGTTTTCGGACCGCTGGAGATCACCCAGGGGGCGAGCGGTGATCTGCAGATGGTGGCTCAGCTGGCAAGGGAAATGGTTACTCGGTTCGGCTTCTCGTCACTTGGACCTGTGGCTCTTGAAGGTCCAGGCACTGAGGTGTTTCTGGGGCGCGATTGGTTCAGCCAGCGGCCCGGTTACGCCGAAAGCACCGGCCAGGCCATCGACACCCGCATTCGCGACCTCGCTAAGCAATCCCTGGCTCAGGCGGTGTCCTTGCTGGAATCGCGACGGGAGGTCATGGATCGACTTGTCGACGCCTTGATGGAGGAAGAGACGCTTCACCACGATCGCTTCATGGAACTGGCCGGACTGGGATGA
- a CDS encoding peptidoglycan DD-metalloendopeptidase family protein has translation MLAASITPLLSVVGWHALPGQADSKSFTFAELPPLPEDDAIVASSDKPAFWFRLRQRTSLPRLAASLDLSSARFAEINDQPVTHVFPSGSWFAIPAVAQDRALLLVGVENESIRTEPPITAPPPIRSTASIQRGDSLSSFLKRHGINKEELKKFNPGLTLSELSVGTEVRVAKAATGQQLLAIRPSISRGASWPDRPALSNPQAPQRESHRVAPSTTYTWPTKGVFTSGYGWRWGRMHKGIDIANSTGTSVHSARDGIVTFAGWRGAYGYLVEIDHGDGDSTRYAHNSRLMVSKGQVVPQGTRISLMGSTGRSTGPHLHFEIRRSNGAAVNPLSKLPQRQA, from the coding sequence GTGTTGGCTGCTTCCATCACCCCTCTGTTGAGTGTGGTTGGTTGGCATGCGCTGCCAGGACAGGCGGACAGCAAGTCCTTCACCTTTGCTGAACTGCCTCCTTTGCCGGAGGACGATGCGATCGTCGCCTCTTCAGATAAGCCGGCCTTCTGGTTTCGTCTTCGGCAACGCACCTCACTTCCCCGCCTTGCGGCCTCCCTCGATCTCTCTTCGGCACGTTTTGCCGAGATCAATGATCAACCGGTAACTCACGTGTTTCCCTCCGGCAGCTGGTTTGCGATTCCTGCTGTTGCCCAGGATCGCGCTTTGTTGTTGGTCGGCGTTGAGAACGAATCAATCCGCACGGAACCACCGATCACAGCGCCTCCTCCAATTCGTTCCACCGCATCCATTCAGCGGGGCGATTCCCTTTCCAGCTTTCTCAAGCGCCACGGGATCAACAAGGAGGAGTTGAAGAAGTTCAATCCAGGGCTCACCCTCTCCGAACTCTCCGTCGGCACCGAAGTGAGGGTTGCCAAAGCCGCAACTGGCCAGCAGCTTCTGGCCATTCGTCCCAGCATCAGTAGAGGTGCCAGCTGGCCTGATCGTCCAGCCCTCTCCAACCCACAGGCGCCTCAACGTGAATCCCATCGGGTGGCACCTTCAACGACTTACACCTGGCCCACAAAAGGGGTCTTCACCTCCGGCTACGGCTGGCGTTGGGGGCGAATGCACAAGGGAATTGATATCGCCAACAGCACAGGCACCTCCGTCCATTCAGCCCGTGATGGCATTGTCACTTTCGCAGGATGGAGAGGTGCTTACGGCTATCTCGTAGAGATCGATCACGGAGATGGCGATTCCACCCGCTATGCCCATAACAGTCGTCTGATGGTGTCCAAGGGGCAGGTGGTCCCCCAGGGAACACGCATCTCTCTGATGGGAAGCACTGGCCGCAGCACTGGCCCTCATCTGCACTTCGAAATCCGGCGTTCCAACGGTGCAGCCGTGAATCCGCTTAGCAAGTTGCCCCAACGGCAAGCCTGA